One genomic region from Vanacampus margaritifer isolate UIUO_Vmar chromosome 2, RoL_Vmar_1.0, whole genome shotgun sequence encodes:
- the klhl14 gene encoding kelch-like protein 14 — MSRSGDRTSTFDPAHSDTLLHGLNLLWRKQLFCDVTLTAQGQHFHCHKAVLASCSQYFRSLFSSHNAISNNEGGKGDQGSSGTPSSSPDDKLVTPSARPINNLVLQGCSSIGLRLVLEYLYTANVTLSLDTVEEVLSVSKILNIPQITKLSVQFLNDQISVQNYKQICKIAALHGLDETKKLANKYLVEDVLLLNFEEMCAMLDALPPPVESEMALFQMSVLWLEHDRETRMHYVPDLMKRLRFALIPAPELVERVQSVDFMRNDPVCQKLLLDAMNYHLMPFRQHCKQTTASRIRSNKRMLLLVGGLPPGPDRLPSNLVQYYDDEKKTWKILTIMPYNSAHHCVVEVENFLLLLGGEDQWNPNGKHSTNFVSRYDPRFNSWIQLPPMQERRASFFACRLDKHLYVIGGRNETGYLSSVESYNLDTNEWNYVSSLPQPLAAHAGAVHNGKIYISGGVHNGEYVSWLYCYDPQMDVWARKQDMNTKRAIHTLAGMNDRLYAIGGNHLKGFSHLDVMLVECYDPKADQWNILQTPILEGRSGPGCAVLDDSIFLVGGYSWSMGAYKSSTICYSPEKASWTELEGEVAEPLAGPACSTVILPACLPLMSK; from the exons ATGTCCAGATCGGGTGACAGAACGTCCACCTTTGACCCGGCGCACAGTGACACGCTGCTGCACGGGCTCAACCTGCTGTGGAGGAAGCAACTCTTCTGCGATGTGACTCTCACCGCCCAAGGGCAGCACTTCCACTGCCACAAAGCGGTGCTGGCGTCCTGCTCCCAGTATTTTAGGTCGCTCTTCTCCTCCCACAATGCCATCAGCAACAACGAGGGCGGCAAGGGGGACCAGGGCAGCAGCGGCACCCCCTCGTCCTCGCCCGACGACAAGCTGGTGACCCCCAGTGCCAGGCCCATCAACAACCTGGTCCTGCAGGGTTGCTCCTCTATTGGACTGAGACTCGTGCTGGAGTACCTGTACACGGCCAACGTGACTCTCTCCCTGGACACTGTGGAAGAGGTTCTGTCGGTCAGCAAGATACTCAACATCCCTCAGATCACCAAGCTGAGCGTGCAGTTTCTCAACGACCAGATCTCGGTGCAGAACTACAAGCAGATCTGCAAGATCGCCGCGCTCCACGGACTGGACGAGACCAAGAAGCTGGCCAACAAGTATCTGGTGGAGGACGTGCTGCTGCTTAACTTTGAGGAGATGTGCGCCATGCTGGATGCTCTGCCGCCGCCGGTGGAGTCGGAGATGGCGCTCTTTCAGATGTCGGTGCTGTGGCTGGAGCACGACCGCGAGACTCGCATGCACTACGTGCCGGACCTCATGAAAAGGCTGCGCTTCGCTCTCATCCCGGCCCCGGAGCTGGTGGAGAGGGTGCAGTCGGTGGATTTCATGAGGAATGACCCGGTGTGCCAGAAGCTGCTGCTGGATGCCATGAACTACCACCTGATGCCCTTTAGGCAGCACTGCAAGCAGACCACAGCCAGCCG AATCCGTTCCAATAAGAGAATGCTGTTACTGGTGGGTGGTTTGCCCCCTGGACCCGATCGCCTCCCCAGCAATTTGGTCCAGTACTATgacgatgaaaaaaaaacatggaagatCCTCACAA TAATGCCTTACAACAGCGCTCATCACTGCGTTGTGGAGGTGGAGAACTTCCTGCTACTGCTCGGCGGAGAGGACCAATGGAACCCCAACG GGAAACACAGCACCAATTTTGTAAGTCGCTATGATCCCAGATTCAACAGTTGGATACAACTTCCTCCTATGCAAGAGAG GAGAGCCAGCTTCTTCGCCTGCCGCCTGGACAAGCACCTGTACGTGATCGGCGGCCGCAACGAGACGGGCTACCTCTCCAGCGTGGAGTCGTACAACCTGGACACCAACGAGTGGAACTACGTGTCGTCCCTGCCGCAGCCTCTGGCCGCCCACGCCGGCGCCGTGCACAACGGCAAGATCTACATATCAG GCGGGGTCCACAACGGCGAGTACGTGTCGTGGCTGTACTGCTACGACCCGCAAATGGACGTGTGGGCCCGCAAACAGGACATGAACACAAAGCGCGCCATTCACACGCTGGCCGGAATGAACGATCGCCTCTACGCCATCGGGGGGAACCACTTGAAAG GTTTCTCTCATTTAGACGTCATGTTAGTGGAGTGTTACGACCCCAAAGCCGACCAGTGGAACATCCTGCAGACGCCCATCCTGGAGGGACGCAGCGGGCCGGGCTGCGCCGTCCTCGACGACAGCATCTTCCTCGTGGGCGGCTACAGTTGGAGCATG GGGGCGTATAAGTCTTCAACCATCTGCTACAGCCCCGAGAAGGCCTCATGGACAGAGTTGGAAGGCGAGGTGGCGGAACCTTTGGCGGGCCCGGCCTGTTCCACCGTCATCCTGCCCGCATGCCTCCCCTTAATGAGTAAATGA